One genomic region from Streptomyces sp. NBC_01304 encodes:
- a CDS encoding TniQ family protein, whose product MLPVARELTSSWLRRLALSYGLPPQDLLRAALSGPHPVRIFRVPKAGLELFVNSLAQTALARFAGIAPTQLTSLLPSLEPAEERLGDDVPRAAWYAPRLRWITACPPCTALAWMPRQPVLLYPAAADHICLRHRRWLLAHCRKAVFIPLQTLPEVLAAHRRHTALARTHPQAEEIVALAAAVVWSWQVQGWTGEAIWQHRTHRLASLTGCTASAVAAHALLPYPETIAVARLIGDARWQQRLRARATTAGPAAATGLLLEELGRRINRPWLSDWLTAHTRTRRRRPGQDPAINDPLQQWLNSLTHTDSTDSSTLWSVPAPATRPLEYSDRTGFLLTTGHRTAVEEAKATSLAGGWEPGIPLHIGPEPPLRP is encoded by the coding sequence GTGCTCCCCGTCGCCCGGGAACTGACCAGCTCCTGGCTACGGCGCCTCGCCCTCAGCTACGGCCTGCCACCCCAGGACCTGCTGCGCGCTGCCCTCAGCGGCCCGCACCCCGTCCGCATCTTCCGGGTCCCGAAGGCCGGGCTGGAGCTGTTCGTCAACTCCCTCGCGCAGACAGCTCTCGCCCGCTTCGCCGGGATAGCACCCACGCAACTCACCAGCCTGCTGCCGAGCCTGGAACCCGCTGAGGAACGGCTCGGCGACGACGTCCCGCGGGCAGCCTGGTACGCGCCCCGCCTCAGGTGGATCACCGCCTGCCCGCCCTGCACGGCCCTCGCCTGGATGCCCCGGCAACCGGTGCTGCTGTACCCCGCAGCGGCTGATCACATCTGTCTACGCCACCGGCGCTGGCTGCTCGCTCACTGCAGGAAGGCGGTCTTCATTCCCCTCCAGACGCTGCCCGAAGTGCTGGCCGCCCACCGCCGGCACACCGCCCTGGCGCGGACCCACCCGCAGGCCGAGGAGATCGTTGCCCTGGCCGCGGCGGTGGTGTGGTCCTGGCAGGTACAGGGGTGGACGGGCGAAGCCATCTGGCAGCACCGCACCCACCGGCTGGCCTCGCTCACCGGATGTACTGCATCTGCCGTCGCGGCGCATGCACTGCTGCCGTACCCGGAAACAATCGCGGTCGCCCGGCTGATCGGCGACGCTCGCTGGCAACAGCGGCTGCGCGCGAGAGCCACCACGGCAGGGCCTGCTGCTGCCACGGGACTTCTCCTGGAGGAACTCGGCCGCCGCATCAACAGACCCTGGCTGTCCGACTGGCTGACAGCTCACACCCGCACCCGTCGCCGACGCCCCGGCCAGGACCCTGCGATCAACGACCCCCTGCAGCAGTGGCTCAACTCCCTCACCCACACGGACAGCACGGACAGCAGCACGCTGTGGTCGGTGCCCGCCCCCGCGACGCGTCCCCTGGAGTACAGCGACCGCACCGGTTTCCTGCTCACCACCGGTCACCGCACAGCCGTCGAGGAAGCCAAAGCCACCTCTCTGGCCGGCGGATGGGAACCCGGCATACCGCTGCACATCGGCCCAGAGCCGCCACTGCGCCCGTGA